A single genomic interval of Lacrimispora sphenoides JCM 1415 harbors:
- a CDS encoding MmcQ/YjbR family DNA-binding protein, whose translation MKTRAELIAYCLTYPDVYEDYPFRDHQWAVIRHRKNKKVFAWIYERDGIVCINLKCDPEWVEFWRKAFSGVLPGYHLNKKYWNTVLLDGTVPKVDICRMIGESFDLTI comes from the coding sequence ATGAAAACCAGAGCAGAATTGATTGCTTATTGCTTAACCTATCCTGATGTTTATGAAGATTATCCCTTTCGTGACCACCAGTGGGCCGTTATCCGGCACAGAAAAAACAAAAAGGTGTTTGCCTGGATCTATGAGCGGGATGGGATAGTCTGTATTAATCTAAAATGTGATCCGGAGTGGGTGGAGTTTTGGAGAAAGGCATTCTCCGGTGTACTTCCCGGGTATCATTTGAATAAAAAATATTGGAACACGGTCCTTCTTGACGGGACCGTACCGAAGGTAGATATCTGTCGAATGATAGGGGAAAGTTTTGATCTGACTATTTGA
- a CDS encoding nitroreductase family protein → MLKELVLKCRTFRRFYEDEAVSTKDLRELVDLARLTASTANSQALKFRLCSTPEENSKVFDTLSWAGALPDWDGPEKGERPSAYIIILCDLSLGKNKLYDDGIAAQTIMLGAVEKGYGGCILGNVRRRELAEALSIDPSRYSIDLVLALGKPKEEVVLVPVKEDGDIRYYRDENQVHYVPKRTLDDIIIR, encoded by the coding sequence ATGTTAAAAGAACTGGTTTTAAAATGCCGGACCTTCCGACGGTTTTATGAGGATGAGGCGGTTTCCACAAAAGATTTAAGGGAGCTGGTGGATCTAGCCAGGCTCACCGCTTCAACAGCCAATTCCCAGGCGCTTAAGTTCCGGCTGTGCAGCACCCCGGAAGAAAACTCCAAGGTGTTCGATACCCTGAGCTGGGCCGGCGCTCTGCCGGACTGGGACGGACCGGAAAAGGGGGAACGTCCATCTGCCTACATCATCATTCTATGCGATCTGTCCCTTGGTAAAAATAAACTGTATGATGATGGAATTGCTGCCCAGACCATCATGCTTGGGGCTGTGGAAAAAGGATATGGCGGATGCATATTGGGAAATGTAAGGAGACGTGAACTGGCAGAAGCTCTTTCCATTGATCCATCACGGTACTCCATAGATTTAGTCCTTGCTCTTGGAAAGCCCAAGGAAGAAGTGGTCCTTGTCCCAGTGAAAGAGGACGGGGATATTCGCTATTACCGGGATGAGAATCAGGTGCACTACGTTCCAAAAAGAACCCTTGATGATATCATCATACGGTGA
- a CDS encoding zinc ribbon domain-containing protein, whose protein sequence is MFFICGMSQGKKILDYTKTVICGLCGGYGRYQVFMTYSYFSIFFIPIIKWDRRYYVQMSCCNTLYELNSEKGKRLYHKESVDISEQDLTLVQSGHRNSDWNRKQCSYCGYETTEDFEYCPKCGQRF, encoded by the coding sequence ATGTTTTTTATATGCGGCATGAGCCAGGGAAAGAAAATACTCGATTATACAAAAACAGTGATCTGCGGCCTGTGCGGAGGCTACGGCAGATACCAGGTATTTATGACTTACAGTTATTTCAGTATTTTTTTCATCCCCATCATAAAATGGGACAGACGTTATTACGTTCAAATGTCCTGCTGTAATACCCTTTACGAACTAAACTCTGAAAAAGGAAAAAGACTGTATCATAAAGAGTCTGTAGACATTAGTGAGCAGGATTTGACCCTGGTGCAGTCCGGCCATAGGAATTCAGACTGGAACCGGAAGCAATGTTCCTACTGCGGTTATGAAACCACAGAGGATTTTGAATATTGCCCCAAATGCGGACAGAGGTTTTAA
- a CDS encoding DUF378 domain-containing protein yields MGNKALNYTALTIAIIGAVNWGLVGFFNFNLVSFIFGSMTWITRIVYALVGICGLYLITFYGRSEAGTEDNR; encoded by the coding sequence ATGGGAAATAAAGCATTGAATTACACTGCTCTGACTATAGCCATAATTGGCGCGGTCAACTGGGGGCTGGTAGGTTTCTTTAACTTCAACCTGGTTTCATTTATTTTCGGCAGCATGACATGGATTACAAGAATCGTGTATGCTCTAGTAGGAATTTGCGGGTTGTACCTGATTACTTTTTATGGCCGTTCCGAGGCTGGAACAGAAGATAACCGATAA